The genome window agatggtgttctccccccggtgcttgtggttcagtccaaccacaAGCGCAAAAATGGAAAATTGAAAATTTACGCATTATTTCAATTCTTAACGTCTGAACAGAAAACCataactgtgctcaattgaaaatcaaaataagcatcAATAACCCctttactgtgccgtcctaaagaataGATAACATATTTtaaagcctatttttatatttttttcatgtgaattctgaAAATAGAACACAACACTGCAAAGCATTACACGGACCGTCCACCATAAGATACTTTATTATATTAATTAGAAAAGTCTTTATCTAGTTGTCTTCTTACAATCTTCTGAATCCATCTCTGCATACTAGATCTGTAAGAGAAACTGAGAGAATATATGAAAAGATTAGCCTACTGCTTTGTAGTGCTTTGCTTTTTAACTGTATATTGAGGGCATTTCAATTTTAAATTATAACAATTAAAACTAATTAACAGCAGGTCTCTGAGGCATATTTAGCCTAACTAACGAATAAATGTCTCATTAAAATTTAGTCTGTAATTAATAACTAGTATCATTAAATGGATCACAAATTTTGTTTAACTAATGATTTGATGATTGATGGTTTAAAACACATAAGCACACTTTAAGATTAATTTGATTAGGATGCTTAATTCAATTAGGGGGgaaaacataggctacatgcatcATACATTAAGCCTTCAGTATTCTTATACCTTCTTTTGTTTTGCACAAGTACTTGTATCGTACCTGCTGATTAAAACTGGGGATGGATGTGACAATTTGGATTGTATGGGCACCTCCTGTTTGGTGCGTTAGAGGTTGGCATTTCACCCTCCCTCTGAGGCATGGGTCCAGGGTAATATGAAGCACAGCCAAATGCAGGGGGGTAAAGGGACCTGGGACATCCTGAGGGAGATTGTTGGTTCACGGGTAACAAGACAGGGTCAGGGGTACTGGTGGAGTCAGGACTATTGGGGGTATTTTGACATGGAGCGGATGGGACTTGGCTGGGAGCACACACCCTCAGAGGATAGCCAGGTGGGGCATCATGGCATCTCCTGGGCATTGCTGCTCCCATATTAGGCCACATgaaacaaggacaaggaggacACCAGGGGTATAGCCCCTGAGGGGGCCAAAAATGGTAAAGGGGAAAATGTGGTGGAGGGGGGAACCACACGGATCCCGGTCGATAGCACCCATAGAGGGGCCCATGGGGAGGGGGAGGTCGATGGTAGTGGGCTTCAGGTGGCTGGCACCAGTGTGTTCCAGCCGGGCCAGTACAAGTTTCAGGCCGCTGCTGTGGCTGCAGCTGTAGGCGAGACTGAGACTGAGCACTGTTAGGGGGATGCCTGTCCCCATCTCTGCTGTCATAGGGAGCCCACCTCTTTCTGTCCTCCGTGGTGCCGTCGCTGGGGCCCAAAGAACTTTCCTTCAGCTGAACGGAGAGTTGCTCTGTGACAGTGTCTGAGAACAAAAAAATAGATATGTACATTATCCATGTGAACAAATATctcaccatgtgtgtgtttcactaaaatTACCCAGCGAGAACATACCCACACTGGGAGAACAGAATCACCCCTTTCATGAACTGACTCTCACCTGTTGTGGCACCAGTTGGATTGGTCTGGGCGGCCATCGCTGTGGAACAAGCTGAAGGTTTCACTTCATGCTGTGCattggtgtttgtgtgattcCTGGGGGGATCTTTAAGTGGATGGACACAAGCGGTGCCTCTTGCCCCTTGATTCAGAGCCTGTTTTGGAGATTCTGGAAGTCTTGTCCTTGTGTCAGTTGCTTTTTGTATTGACAGAGAACTTTTAGGACACAATGGGACTGAATCCACTTGGCTTTTCACTTGAGCAATCTGGTTGGCAAACAAAGCATTCAGCATTTTAGACTGGGCACTGGCATCAATTCCTTTGATAATTTTGAATGGCTCTGAAGGACAGGTATTTCTCCCAGCACTAAGGTTTTGTTTGCCCTCTGGGTGAACCTTCTGCTTGGTGTCTCCGGCAGCCCTTCCAGGATTATTACTCTTGACCAGAGAGTTTGGTGGTGCAGTTGGTGGTACATTTGATTTTGCTCCGTTCGTGTTGTTAGTGTCATCATATTGATGTCCCCATGAAAGCAAGTCTACTTCTCCAGTGATGCAAAGTTCATTATATTCATGGTCAACATTTGAGGTGACATTATACCCCTCTTTCTTGAGCTCCTCTTCAAATCCATCTCCACTTATTCGATCAGCTGTTTTGaagaacatacatacatacacatacacacacacacacacacacacacacacagtcagtaaaTCTATTTAGACTGGATTGACATGGTAGAAATAGATTAAATGGCTGAGCCTGACTGAAAGAGATCATTCAACCTACCCAAATTGTTGTGGAATTCTCGCACAAGTTTTCTAAGGTCAAATGATTCATTTTCTGTAAACCAACATCACAGTATCAGCAGGTTGCACAAACTAATCAGGTGCCTGACAGATCAACGTTCTAGACTGTGATAAATCCAAtagcttctaacgttaacgttaacgttatcatTATGCAACTGTAACTCACAATAACTAAAGTTAACGTTGATTAAACATGGGTCCTGCTGCCTtaaattatgtaggcctatttaatgtGGTTTTGTTACCGGCTTTGTATTTCATCAGTTCCGTGAAGTAGTACCAGGCAAAGAATCCAAGATTACTCGGTCTTTTCTTCAATGCTGCTTTAGAAAACCCCTCCAGAAGTGTGGGAAGGCCGCTGGGGACAACGTTAGCATGCTGTTTTAACATCCTTTCTCGTCCTTAATGTGATGCTTATGTAAAGCAGAAACGTTAGGCCTTTTTAGCACTGCAACCTTAGCATTCGAAGACGTCGATATATCCTttagaaatatagaacataaTGAAAAGACCAGCGTGATCATTTCTTCGCTAACTGCCTGACcattgttgtttatgtttcaaTTTTATGTCGCTGTGATACGGTTGTTCTACAAAATTCCAACCATGGTTCTAACCAGAGCCATACAAGAACGTTTCTAGGTCAGTGGTTCTGATCAAAGATTTCAGAGTGGATTGTAGCGCTCTATTGGTtctaaccaaagattctagaacagagctctgttctagaatattTGGTTCTAACTGTTAAAACaggaaaatgtagcctacaaacaggCGACTCACTCAAATTCGATTAAGTGTGGCTGTCTGACTGCTTTCACCTACTGTAGGGTACTGATTGTATGAATAACTGATTACACTTTCGCTTTTCAGCACCTTGGACAACACCCTCTGTCAAGCAGGCCAGGCCTAGCACATGTGCATCATGACATGCTTGATCATTTTCAGCATTCCACGGAttaaacaacaacaagaaaACATTCAGTTTCTTATGCTTTTATTTATCCAAGCATTATTACTATTGATAGTATCaggatatgtgcatgtgtataaagTATTCATTTTTTCAAGGAAGAATCTTGTGGtggttgttgtcctgttgtcctgttaAGTTAAATACATTGTTTACAGAATTAATTACAGACAGTAATTTATAGATTTATGAAAAAATAACTTCATCAGAACATATGGACCTACTTTTTCACAGTAATTTCAATTGACCAATGACACATTGGTTCACTTGGTATGCACTCCCTCACATTGTCTAAGTCATTGCTGGCAGCGTATGTGGGATTGATACCACGGACGATCACTGGTGAACAGGCCGTGTTCCCTTGATCAGAAGTCACATGATAGAACAGAGGTCGACTGCACTCAGGATCACTACTGAAGGGGTCTACTGGAAAATAGATTGACAGATACTGTTTGATCCAGTTCCTTTGTGCACCTGATCTTGGTGTCTCTTTGTTTGTATTTGGAGATGTGTCACTGGGTTGGTTTCCCTTCCTCTCAGCGTCCTCGTCATTCACAAGAACATAATTTGGAGTGTTGATGAGGTGGACGTGAGACAGGATAGATGGCTTGGGTAactgtcctctctcctcctgactTGGTTCCGATGGTTCCGATTTAGAGGGAGGAGAATAATTTCCTGACATGGTTGTTTGGTCCTTATTCTTAGGGGATTCATAGCTGTCGGGCTGTGATGGTGAGGGGTTGCTAGTTGGCTGCTTTGCTCCGGTTGTCATCTGGTGGAGAGTCCAGACCTGGTTAACAGAACTCTGAAGTGCTAAGTTTATATCTGGACTGTTCATCTTCAACCCAAGTGTGACAGCTTGCAGTAGCGCCTCATCTGGATGTTAACAGTGAACAAATATTTCACAAGATGTGTAACCTCTATAatcatttgaatttgaaaatgaaagattagaaaaaaaagattaattTTAATGAGGACCTGCTTTAGCATGTCCAGCGTTAGCCTCTAGAGTTTTTTGAAGGTGTCCAGGGCATCCTCCAGTGCTGCTCGATACTGTGATGCCTGTTATTCTTGACTTTGAAATATCTGGGGAAAGTAGAGATCACTGAAAACACCAAACTGCtcagtcctcacacacaccatcacatctCTAAATTCAACAATCTCTGCTACTACCTGCTACTAGTAACTGGATCATACAGTGTATGCAACTGAACATACAGTGTATATCCAATGGTTTATTGTACCAGAGTAGTCATACACAAAGTATCTGTATTCCATacctgtttgttttttcaaCTGAATGGACTGCAATATTTTCTTCATCAGCCTGTCTCTCTCAGCAATGGCCGCCTTGATGGAGACTGCAGTTGTGGGTTTTGCTTGGGTTCTTTTCAACATAGGCTCGTCTGCCATTCTGAAAGATTCCATTAACTGGATGGTTTTTATGGTTTCCTGTGTGCCTGAACTCACTGAGGTGTCATGGGCACACGGTGTGTCCTGTTCAGAAAGATGTGTTATCTCCGTCTCTCCAACGTGCTCTGATGAGGTGTTTTCATTGGTTAGAGAAGACAGGTCATTCAGTGAATCAGTCACATCCTGCACTGAAGGCACTTTGTGAAACACCACCACATCAGGGCCAACGTTAGTCTGAGAGCCTGACCCATCAGGTCTCTGTTCCAAAGCTTCCACACTGGAATGGGCGGGTGAGGGACAAGGCCGCTGGTCACTGTTTTGGAAAACGATGACGTCAGGAAGGTTGTCTGAGTGAACAATGATCATGGGCTTGGACGGAGGCCTCATTGCTTGGATCAAGACTAAGCTTTCATTGGATGCCCCCTTCTCTAGAGGTCCCCTCAGGAACACTGCTGACTGGACAGATGAGAGGGTGCCCTGCGCCTCCGTCTCCAGGCATGGAACATGGATGCTGTCCCAAGAACCATCTGCACCTCCTGACACCGAACGAATCGGGGCATTTTCAGCAATGTCTGAACTACAGACAGGTTCTGCATTCACAGTCGGAGGTGTAGGCAAGGATGCTACTTGGACGGGACGTGCATACGGGATCTCATCTAGCACGGCGTCAGAGAGGCAAGGGGCTAAACTGGCAGAACTTACTACACAATGTCCTATATGAGAAAGAAAAGACATGGAATAAAGACTAAGCTATTCATAGTGTCTAGCGTGACCATATGATAAGAAATGTACACAGCTACATCTCATTTGTATCCACTTCACTGTTTAATCAATAGCAATAGTTATGCTGCAGACTATCATTGTGGACAGGTAACAGTGAAACTATACAGTTACAACAAATGCCTTCATTCCAGTGGTGTTTCCTCCAACATttctttgaagaaaaaaaactctgatACACTAAAATCATTACAATAGCTTAAGAATGTTTTCCACAATGTATTAGCTATTTTTAAAAGGACAGCAATCCAAACTTCATACATACCTTTCATGAATCTCAGGAGAGCTGTTAGATCTTGAACGGAAAGCTCAGGGTGTTCTGTCAAAAAATACCAGTTATCACATACATACTATAATAAAACTCAGCATGTATTTGTCCTTTATGTCAAGCCATTTATAGCCAGCATACAAAGACATTGTTTACATGCACACGTGGGCAACACACCTTTCCGTAAGCAGAGAAGCTCATTGCAATAAAATGCCATGTATTCAGCTATATTTGATGGCTCCTCCACCATCACTGCATGACTGATAGCCTTTAACACACTCTTTAAGCCATATGGAATAATGAGTGTTGGCAGAGACTTCAGGATCTTCTCTGGAGATGCTGTCTGTTAAACACAAATAGGGTAGCTTAGGTGTGTCGTAAAACTACTATAGATCATACTGACATTATATATTACACAAAAAAAATGGATGATGAGTTAATCTGTCTAGTTTACAGAATATTCTCTCAGAATATATTGCGCCCTACAAGTTATTCATCAACCTACCCCCATGGCTGCCAAGTTAGCACTCTGGCATGCACTGTTTATTCCATGAGTTATGAACTGTGTCACAATTGTGGGTGTGACTCATTAACATTCTTTTTAGACATGTGACACAAACCAGCTGACTGTGTTGGTTGGAATGTTCTTTGCCACTGAGTTATATTAACAGCAGATGAGCTGTCCAGGgttcaaggatacaaggatacaaggaagtttattgtcacatgcatatagttactggaagcaagaaatgcagtgaaattatgtctggtgtcagcctatttgtgcatttatggggggggggggggggggtgtaaaaagtgcagtagaagaggggtttagtagattaagtggcaagggctgcataagaaaggtgggggaggattgggattggggggggcaccaacaaggagcacccaagagcaaacTTCCAGGGTTGAAGTTGAGTTAATTAGCCAATATTATTGGAGGGTATTTGGCTTCGTCTTTGTTGACTACTGTCTGAAATAACAAATGGTGTTCATGAACATATGTTTGTATATAATTATAGTGTGATCACATGGTAATATAAATGCTTATTCCTTATTTAATgtgttgtagcctactgtatgtctgttGTAAGTCTTGCAAATGAGTCAGGTGTGAGGCCTACCAGGTGATCAGTGGTTAATTATCTACAGCATACCATATGTCTGGTCCCAGTGTGTGTCCTGCTTATCCAGTTCCAGTTAAGATGAATTATTGAatgttttgtttacttttgtAGAAAGTAGAACAACcaagaacatactgtatgtcctttCAGAGCCCTGGCCTCATATCCTGTGTTGCCCTCTGTGTTGGGCCTTCCTGCTTTGTCCACCACCAGCTCCTTGGTCTTGCTAAACCAATTTGCCATGGTTTAGAAGTGATGGCTACACTCTCTAGAGCTAGATGGTCAGTGAGCTACAGTAGGGCTAAGTAGTAAATCTCCTAAAACTTTATATGAAAATACTTTAGTCTAAGTGGGATAATTAGAGATAGAgacataaaaacaaataaaacaaaaggtcaCCTCGATCATCACATTAATGAATGCTATCCACAATTGGCCATGCCACTGGAATATTGATATATGCCATGCCTCTCACCACATGCTGTGCGTGTGAGCTAGGAGCAATTAGCATGAGCTGCGTTTATGATGATCTGAAAACCTTCAATGGCATTCCCACTGGGTTAGAGGCATCACTAATGAGTGTTGATCCATTGAAAGTGACTGGATCAACGGCTGGCTGATCTCATCATGAGCCTTATGCCCTTGGCAGTTTAAGGCTAGAGTGCCTGCTCAAAATTCATAACCCTGCCAGGATATTTGGTAGGTTCTTTCGTTATGTCCCTCAACAAAGTTTTCAAAGgtctgcacatactgtatacagacATGATTGAATTTGTAGGTACTTTTACAAGTTATTGAAAGAATACTTAGATTGCTTTCACACTGGGTCCGTTTAACTGGACCGTACCCGAGTGTGATTACTCCCTGTTAGCCCTGTCCCAGCTAGTTtctgttcacattacatttttgtttgctgACCTGGGTctgtttatgtcataaacactagCTTCTATTTATCAATATCGCTTGGCAATGTCACAAAAACAACCATTTATTTCCTGGTTTTGGAACAGATAGCATTCAAACTGCATCGGAGTTCTAACAAACTGTACCCCAGACCATTGTTTTCTAGTGGACCCTAGTCTGGACCTGGGTTTGGTGGCCAAAATCTCTAAACCATCGATCCAAATGAACTTGGATCCGGATCAAACAGTCTAGTGTAAATGTGTCGTTGTATATGAGGCGTTATATAATATTATTGGGGACTCTCTGGGGGCCCTCTgtcagaacccacccccaccccgctAGTGGCACCCCTGTCTGCATGGCTTTGGTATTTCATAAAGTAAAGCAAAGAAAGTTTGAAAAGAGATTATTTGGTGTTTATTTTATGTATATATTCTAAAATGTTCCTGACAGATTTGTAGGTACCCTTAAAAAAGATGATAAATGATTGTATTATAGTGATGTTTAAACTTGTTTGACCTTAACTAGTATTGCAGATGTATTTGATATTGTCTTTAGTCATTTAGCCTATATAAATGGAGAAAAGTAGTGACTGCAGTTTGGTATCATTGTGTGTACCTAATTGAACATGGACCAGAGAAATCGATCACTTTTTGGACAACAGTCGACTCCTTGAGTAGTGGAATTGGCTACGATGCATATTGTCAGAATTCTTCAGGAGAAATGTTCTTTGgattgaagaaaagaaaggggagCTTTTTGACAAGTCACatcagaaaacaaaacacacagaacacacagaatctcAGGACTAAAAACTGTAGCATACAGCCCAGTGTCAGAGAGCTCAGACTCAGGTCATGGGTCACACACAGCTAAAAACATCTAAGAATGGTTTGATGATAGTGGACTGCTCTAAAGTGACCACCTATGAGTCAAGCCCTGAATCCCATTGAACATCTCTGGAAAGAGAAGAAACATACAGTGAGGAACGTAGCATTCAAACTgcagttaacccttaaaggagtaccgtcacaccggtgtgacgggaatgttgggaaatgaacgttctaaagaatatctgggttcattgaattcaacatagaattttagaaccttcaattgttgcggaacttagaatgttcaaaaacctacacctttaagggttaatactCAGTAAGAGTGAGCAAAACCAGCTGTTGACAGATGTAGAAGGCTCATTCAGAGCTAGATCAAATGTTTGTTGTTAACGATTACCTCTTAAGGTTTCACAAAACACTATTTTGTGGCAATgccatttttgtttatttatttatttattccatTTGTAAAATCAAAAAAGTCCACATTTGCATTGAAGAAGGAATCCTGTATCCTTGCATATTAAACAATGCTGAATATTGCTAttttttaggtgtgtgtgtgagtgtatgtgtgcatgtgcgcatttatgtgtgtgggtgtgtttatgcgtgtttgtgcgtgcatgcatgtgtgtttatgtgtgtgtgtgcgtgttgatggtaattttgatactgTACCACAGATGAATGAAGACCTAGTCAAACCAATGGGAggaaaatcaggaacagagtttatttacaatgatgcgcatcaagggagagaaagcatgacttcacctaaagatctatcagctgctctaactagctgtagacaaggaaatagttagggtttaagcaCACAACAGCAAAGGATAGATAAACATACAGTAACAGTGGCAAAGTCAGGAGCCATCCTGTCTACCCTAATCAATGATGCAAATGGTTTTTGATATAAAACAGAAAACAAGAAGTGATATCAACCCTGATGCCTTACATTATCTATGTTTAGGAAAACAGTACAGATATATCATACAGGGTCACGATGCAGGAGCATACTTTTAGTGTCAAAGTGACCTACtagtgagaaatgcagaacattaaaccacatattggaatattggacataatgctctattccactttctctcagtgtgtgtgtgcatgtgcgtgtgtgtttgtgcgtgtgtgtttatgtttgtgtgcgtgcgtgtgtgtgtacctgtgtatgtgtgtgtgtgtgtgtgtatgtttttgtgtatgtgtccctGCATTTGTGTatatgcgtatatgtgtgtgtatgtgtgagtgtgtgtgtgtcagggttgtgcaaaattccagaattgaattgaaactggatCTTAAATTCCAGtttaattcttgaatttcccttgcatttcaattgaggtagaaaacaggaagcagaattgcaattcgaattttgcacaaccctggtgtgtgtgcgtgtgtgtgtgcatgcgtgtgtgtgtttttgtgtatgtgtgtatgtgtgcctgtatttgtgtgcatgtgtctttatatgtgtctgtgtgtttaagtgtgtgtgtctgtgtgcgtgcatagtgtacagtcactaaatgtacacattacacttacacattcatttattgtatggtccccccatgaacggaattccacaaaatttGGCAtacattcagagggtgtcatcaCAATTAATTTAAAATTTTTGTACATGTTTTGAACATgccagccaaagatacctgcgattacaattcctcatttttgctttttcatttttaacaaggTGCCGCTATACCTTAAATGAGATGGGATAGATTGAAATGGCCCCTtaccaaaaatgtggtcatcctaggccctacggttctcgagatattcacagaaaatggTGTCCGGCCTAACCTTTAGGGGGGTCTGGTGTGGCGGGTGGACGAGAGATCAAACCGAAATccgggaaaaaaaacaacaactggtTAATGTGATATGATGACATAAAAAGACATTGAAAAAATTGTTGGTATTCTTGGTATAGGTAAAGCTACATTCTATCATATTTTTCACAtaggcagccatggcctactgttGGCCTactagcgcttcggacttgtaaccggagggttgccggttcgatccccgaccagtaggaacgactgaagtgcccttgagcaaggcacctaacccttcactgctccccgagtgccgctgttgtagcaggcagctcactgcgccaggattagtgtgtgcttcacctcattgtgtgttcactgtgtgctgagtgtgtttcgctaattcacggattgggataaatgcagagaccaaatttccctcacgggatcaaaagagtatgtatatagtatatatatatatatatatatatatatatatattttttttttttttttttactgcaagAATCTTAAATTAGAAAGGTTCTAGCCTTTACATAATGTGGTGTTTATTTTACATTCTCAATATCTTGTACTATCAGATGTAGAAATGTACTAGTGTAACGGGAAGCTCACAAAAGAAACAGATATTTTACTgctcattgtttttattttgcaaATTTGCTTTCTGAATCAAAAGTTAGGaacatgtgtgcttgtgtgacttTTCCAAGTATGTGCCAGCTTCCATAGCATGTCTAGAGGTTGTAATTGATCCTGTAGTCTGTCATGACAAAGCAAACACATGTCAATTCACAGCCCTTATACAGAATCTACATctgtaaaatattaagaagCTACTGTACATCATATTATTTGATTGTGAGATCACTGTTCATACCGTGGCAGGTCTCTGTGGCTGCGTTCTGGTGTGTGCAGCTTGGTATGGTGGTGGCCTTGGTCAGCCCGCAGACGCTTCCACAGTGTCCGCCCTGGCTAATCACCTCCTGGTGGTCACACGTGGTGAGCGAGCTGTGGCGTGGCTGCAGTGGTGTGCACGCAGGCTGCATGCAGCAAGAGTAACGGCGGTCGGTGGCGCTGGGAAGCACGCGGTGGCTGCGGAAGTGCTCGGACGAGCAGCCCTGGCGTGGTGCCAGGGGGCCCAGGTGGTGGCCCGAGCAGGCGGGCTCGGCCATGTGGTGAGGGCGCAGGCTGCCGCAGGAGGAATGGCCACAAAGCTCGTGGTGGCAGCTGCAGTACAGGCCGCAGTCCTGGTACATGGGGATCTTGGCGATCTTCTCCAGGCCACACTGGGACATGGATGGCAAGGGCTGGTAGGGGCAGGTGAGCAGATGTCGGCCTTGGGCACCAGGAGGAGTCAGGTGACACAGCCTCCAGTGGCTGGCTGACCCTACGCATGGACAGACACTGGCCACCATTGGCTCAGAGGACCTACTGTGcactaaacacaataaagagaaATTCATTAGTACACACAACATTCTTTTTTCAGAAGTCTGTTTACATAGAAAACTGTATCCTTGCATTACTAATCTATCATcaattatattattaataatataatcTATTATCAATTCAACTCGGACTTACGTGGGCCACAACTGCAACAGGAGACGTTAGGCTGTTGTCCATTATTTGTGACACCTGCAGCTGCTTGATGCAGTAAAGATGGCGAAGTATGAGCTGCGGGTTCTGCTGCCATGGAAACTCCCATCGGGCAGTTACTGAAGGGACGGCGCACCTTAGAGAACCCCATGTGCCCCTGGGAGGTAGGCCTGGGGGCatgtgtggagttttgagccTTCTGGGCCTCGGTGAATGGAACAAACGTGCCAGCGAAGCTCCCCGTTCTTGACAGCTGAGGGGTTGTGGCCCCCACAAAGCCGGGGCTGTTGGGTAAGTCTCTGGTGACCAAGGGGATGCACATGTATGGGGAGGTTTTGATTTCCTCGCCTTCGCTAACGGCCTGGGGAACCATGCCAGGGGTCATCACCTCCATCGGTGGAAGAGGAAGATACACCAGGTACGGCGCCCGGATCTCCAGCGGTGGAGCGCTGTTTGCCTGAGCAGAGGCTGGCGTCTTGTCCTCTTGAACGGCACAGTCCGCAGGCAAAGGTCTTATTAAGTCAGCGATCTGGATGGCGGCTGCTTGGGGAGACTCAGTCTCCGCTCCAGCTGAAACCAGGTTCTCTGCGGGCCTTGGGGCCCCAGGTTGCTCCACAGCCCCAGAGTGGCTGGTTTTACCTTCAGCCATAGCAGGCTCACACGCCAGGCAAGGGGACGGTTCCTCTGCACTTGTCTCCAGCACATCTGGGATGGCA of Alosa sapidissima isolate fAloSap1 chromosome 1, fAloSap1.pri, whole genome shotgun sequence contains these proteins:
- the LOC121713802 gene encoding pollen-specific leucine-rich repeat extensin-like protein 4 isoform X2 translates to MLKQHANVVPSGLPTLLEGFSKAALKKRPSNLGFFAWYYFTELMKYKAENESFDLRKLVREFHNNLADRISGDGFEEELKKEGYNVTSNVDHEYNELCITGEVDLLSWGHQYDDTNNTNGAKSNVPPTAPPNSLVKSNNPGRAAGDTKQKIAQVKSQVDSVPLCPKSSLSIQKATDTRTRLPESPKQALNQGARGTACVHPLKDPPRNHTNTNAQHEVKPSACSTAMAAQTNPTGATTDTVTEQLSVQLKESSLGPSDGTTEDRKRWAPYDSRDGDRHPPNSAQSQSRLQLQPQQRPETCTGPAGTHWCQPPEAHYHRPPPPHGPLYGCYRPGSVWFPPPPHFPLYHFWPPQGLYPWCPPCPCFMWPNMGAAMPRRCHDAPPGYPLRVCAPSQVPSAPCQNTPNSPDSTSTPDPVLLPVNQQSPSGCPRSLYPPAFGCASYYPGPMPQREGEMPTSNAPNRRCPYNPNCHIHPQF
- the LOC121713802 gene encoding calcium-binding tyrosine phosphorylation-regulated protein-like isoform X3, with the protein product MLKQHANVVPSGLPTLLEGFSKAALKKRPSNLGFFAWYYFTELMKYKAENESFDLRKLVREFHNNLADRISGDGFEEELKKEGYNVTSNVDHEYNELCITGEVDLLSWGHQYDDTNNTNGAKSNVPPTAPPNSLVKSNNPGRAAGDTKQKVHPEGKQNLSAGRNTCPSEPFKIIKGIDASAQSKMLNALFANQIAQVKSQVDSVPLCPKSSLSIQKATDTRTRLPESPKQALNQGARGTACVHPLKDPPRNHTNTNAQHEVKPSACSTAMAAQTNPTGATTDTVTEQLSVQLKESSLGPSDGTTEDRKSFSYRSSMQRWIQKIVRRQLDKDFSN
- the LOC121713802 gene encoding calcium-binding tyrosine phosphorylation-regulated protein-like isoform X4; this translates as MLKQHANVVPSGLPTLLEGFSKAALKKRPSNLGFFAWYYFTELMKYKAENESFDLRKLVREFHNNLADRISGDGFEEELKKEGYNVTSNVDHEYNELCITGEVDLLSWGHQYDDTNNTNGAKSNVPPTAPPNSLVKSNNPGRAAGDTKQKVHPEGKQNLSAGRNTCPSEPFKIIKGIDASAQSKMLNALFANQIAQVKSQVDSVPLCPKSSLSIQKATDTRTRLPESPKQALNQGARGTACVHPLKDPPRNHTNTNAQHEVKPSACSTAMAAQTNPTGATTDTVTEQLSVQLKESSLGPSDGTTEDRKRVV
- the LOC121722130 gene encoding uncharacterized protein LOC121722130, which encodes MGTASPEKILKSLPTLIIPYGLKSVLKAISHAVMVEEPSNIAEYMAFYCNELLCLRKEHPELSVQDLTALLRFMKGHCVVSSASLAPCLSDAVLDEIPYARPVQVASLPTPPTVNAEPVCSSDIAENAPIRSVSGGADGSWDSIHVPCLETEAQGTLSSVQSAVFLRGPLEKGASNESLVLIQAMRPPSKPMIIVHSDNLPDVIVFQNSDQRPCPSPAHSSVEALEQRPDGSGSQTNVGPDVVVFHKVPSVQDVTDSLNDLSSLTNENTSSEHVGETEITHLSEQDTPCAHDTSVSSGTQETIKTIQLMESFRMADEPMLKRTQAKPTTAVSIKAAIAERDRLMKKILQSIQLKKQTDISKSRITGITVSSSTGGCPGHLQKTLEANAGHAKADEALLQAVTLGLKMNSPDINLALQSSVNQVWTLHQMTTGAKQPTSNPSPSQPDSYESPKNKDQTTMSGNYSPPSKSEPSEPSQEERGQLPKPSILSHVHLINTPNYVLVNDEDAERKGNQPSDTSPNTNKETPRSGAQRNWIKQYLSIYFPVDPFSSDPECSRPLFYHVTSDQGNTACSPVIVRGINPTYAASNDLDNVRECIPSEPMCHWSIEITVKKTTGQQPPQDSSLKK
- the LOC121713802 gene encoding proline-rich receptor-like protein kinase PERK10 isoform X1 → MLKQHANVVPSGLPTLLEGFSKAALKKRPSNLGFFAWYYFTELMKYKAENESFDLRKLVREFHNNLADRISGDGFEEELKKEGYNVTSNVDHEYNELCITGEVDLLSWGHQYDDTNNTNGAKSNVPPTAPPNSLVKSNNPGRAAGDTKQKVHPEGKQNLSAGRNTCPSEPFKIIKGIDASAQSKMLNALFANQIAQVKSQVDSVPLCPKSSLSIQKATDTRTRLPESPKQALNQGARGTACVHPLKDPPRNHTNTNAQHEVKPSACSTAMAAQTNPTGATTDTVTEQLSVQLKESSLGPSDGTTEDRKRWAPYDSRDGDRHPPNSAQSQSRLQLQPQQRPETCTGPAGTHWCQPPEAHYHRPPPPHGPLYGCYRPGSVWFPPPPHFPLYHFWPPQGLYPWCPPCPCFMWPNMGAAMPRRCHDAPPGYPLRVCAPSQVPSAPCQNTPNSPDSTSTPDPVLLPVNQQSPSGCPRSLYPPAFGCASYYPGPMPQREGEMPTSNAPNRRCPYNPNCHIHPQF